From Leptospira congkakensis, one genomic window encodes:
- a CDS encoding phosphoribosylanthranilate isomerase produces the protein MGTGYKIKICGIKDLATLELCVDLQVDFVGLNFSPRSPRQIHEGTAESLLKIRNKPGFPKLVFLFFENSPTEIQSLKDKFQPDLIQLIRGDKFLTTELWENLTEKKSLLPAIRIQEKVTSDEDLEPKSDLVILDSYKKDFGGGTGHSFPWEYVTSVKRPFLLAGGITPTNVKSALETVHPYGIDVASGVETDEKKDPNKIKELVHNVRTL, from the coding sequence ATGGGAACCGGATACAAAATCAAAATCTGTGGAATCAAAGACCTGGCCACACTCGAACTTTGTGTGGACCTCCAGGTCGATTTTGTCGGCCTAAACTTCTCCCCACGTTCCCCAAGACAGATCCACGAAGGAACTGCCGAAAGTTTACTCAAAATCAGAAACAAACCTGGATTCCCTAAATTAGTATTTTTATTTTTTGAAAACTCTCCGACCGAAATTCAAAGTTTAAAGGATAAGTTCCAACCAGACCTCATCCAACTCATTCGTGGTGATAAATTTCTCACAACAGAACTTTGGGAGAACTTAACGGAAAAAAAATCACTCCTACCTGCCATTCGTATCCAAGAAAAGGTAACTTCTGATGAAGATCTAGAACCTAAATCCGATTTAGTCATCTTAGATAGTTACAAAAAAGATTTTGGTGGCGGAACGGGTCATAGTTTTCCTTGGGAGTATGTAACGTCCGTAAAACGACCCTTCTTACTTGCTGGCGGAATTACCCCAACCAATGTAAAATCCGCTTTAGAAACAGTCCATCCTTATGGAATCGATGTGGCAAGCGGGGTCGAAACCGATGAAAAAAAAGATCCAAATAAAATAAAAGAATTGGTACACAATGTCCGAACACTATGA
- a CDS encoding TetR/AcrR family transcriptional regulator, translated as MQTPKEHTRKEILQAAREEFIQLGFEKASMRTIAKKAKVSTSNIYNYFENKEHLLTEILQPVLSGMEKAFAYVSHPDYFEKRFNDSYDAWKERFHIALEYVDSNRDDFILLLTKSQGSHLEEFPDTVLTRLTKINFEQYTSFKEKTPSYKGEVSEFVVRNILSFFLNIFVQMVRQGIPKDDMLFYQDSFLKFLHYGYKGSIASDLS; from the coding sequence ATGCAAACTCCCAAAGAACATACAAGAAAAGAAATCTTACAAGCGGCTCGAGAGGAATTCATCCAACTCGGTTTTGAGAAGGCAAGTATGCGAACCATTGCCAAAAAAGCAAAAGTCTCCACGAGTAATATCTACAATTACTTTGAAAACAAGGAACACCTTCTAACAGAGATTTTACAACCGGTGCTTTCAGGAATGGAGAAAGCTTTTGCTTATGTTTCCCATCCAGATTATTTCGAAAAAAGATTTAACGACAGTTATGATGCTTGGAAAGAGAGATTCCACATTGCACTCGAATACGTAGACTCCAATCGAGATGATTTTATCCTTCTGTTAACCAAATCACAAGGTTCTCATTTGGAAGAATTTCCCGATACGGTTCTCACCCGTCTTACAAAAATCAATTTTGAACAATATACTTCCTTCAAAGAAAAAACACCAAGTTACAAGGGAGAAGTCAGTGAGTTTGTTGTCAGAAACATCCTTTCTTTCTTTCTAAATATCTTCGTCCAAATGGTACGACAAGGAATTCCCAAAGACGATATGTTGTTCTATCAGGATAGTTTCCTTAAATTTTTACACTACGGATACAAAGGATCGATTGCCTCTGATCTGAGTTGA
- a CDS encoding Mur ligase family protein, whose protein sequence is MLFLDFLHSLQNIEKTRNFNVFQSYSLDGLSELFQFVKSEHGVHKPIRISVVGTNGKGSTSHYLASLLSVLGFKTGLYTSPHLLSPLERFQIFKEGKPAIPKEVDVETFFSKIILPNLEKFRSLSYFEFLTVFSYLYFAAEKTEFEIWEAGLGGRLDATKLVEADFLVLTKIGLDHSEILGDTKEKICLEKLGILTEVCRKLVAMDPEDNSLRTIIQNFSGNKTRLQILPLEKKPTYLETNFLFSKTTLSDLFPEFEPKLKSISFERIGRPKGRMEVLNKSPEIVFDPAHNPVAITTTTLEFSLTHQSFVIVLGSLPDKDREGILLALENLPLESLYLWEGPGFGSFSELPEALKTKTVRVQTEEELKALFQGRSPVLVLGSFRLYGIVANLIQNTINM, encoded by the coding sequence ATGTTGTTTTTAGATTTTTTACATAGCCTTCAAAATATAGAAAAAACAAGAAACTTCAATGTCTTTCAGTCCTATTCTTTAGATGGCCTTTCCGAACTTTTCCAATTTGTAAAATCCGAACATGGTGTACACAAACCCATTCGAATCAGTGTAGTCGGAACCAATGGAAAAGGTTCCACCTCACATTACTTAGCCTCTCTATTATCTGTTTTAGGATTCAAAACAGGACTTTATACTTCTCCACACCTACTCTCACCTTTAGAAAGATTTCAAATCTTTAAAGAAGGCAAACCTGCAATTCCGAAGGAAGTGGATGTTGAAACCTTCTTCTCCAAAATCATCCTTCCCAATTTAGAAAAATTTAGGTCACTTTCCTATTTCGAATTTTTGACGGTATTTTCTTACCTCTACTTTGCCGCAGAAAAAACAGAATTCGAAATTTGGGAAGCAGGGCTTGGGGGAAGACTCGATGCCACAAAACTGGTTGAGGCAGACTTTCTTGTACTCACAAAAATTGGATTGGACCATTCTGAAATTTTAGGTGATACCAAAGAAAAAATTTGTTTAGAAAAGTTAGGAATTCTAACAGAAGTTTGCCGAAAGTTGGTAGCAATGGATCCAGAGGACAACTCCCTCCGAACCATCATTCAAAATTTTTCGGGAAACAAAACAAGGCTTCAGATCCTCCCTCTCGAAAAAAAACCAACCTATCTAGAAACCAACTTTCTCTTTTCCAAAACTACCCTTAGCGATCTGTTTCCAGAATTCGAACCCAAACTAAAATCCATTTCCTTTGAAAGAATAGGCCGACCAAAAGGACGAATGGAAGTTTTAAACAAATCTCCTGAAATTGTTTTTGATCCCGCCCACAATCCAGTAGCCATCACCACCACTACCCTTGAGTTTTCTCTGACTCATCAATCGTTTGTGATTGTTTTGGGTAGTCTACCCGACAAAGACCGAGAAGGGATTTTGTTAGCACTGGAAAATCTCCCACTCGAGTCTCTTTATCTTTGGGAGGGCCCAGGTTTTGGATCTTTTTCCGAACTTCCAGAAGCCCTAAAAACAAAAACTGTCCGGGTTCAGACCGAAGAGGAGTTAAAAGCCCTATTCCAAGGCAGATCTCCGGTTTTGGTGTTAGGAAGTTTTCGGTTGTATGGAATTGTGGCAAATTTGATACAAAATACAATAAACATGTAA
- a CDS encoding shikimate dehydrogenase family protein, with protein MYSKHTEIFGILGYPLGHTLSPWIHNTLFQLTGYDGVYLVFENQNWKEIGLRPLIDLGVKGVSVTIPFKEWAYSQANDVCTTSKTMGSSNTLLFREGIQAVNTDGTGAVRSIIKSNSKLLDPKIEKQILVLGSGGSAKGILFAIAESLKQNIGNGKIQRKVKILARNESATKEILQSLENPDWLGVTSKEESLKDAGNYDLIIHTTPVGMKGFGGEPLLHKNFFTKKHTLFDIVYNPLETDLVKQAKKKKAEIIPGYHMLLYQGIRQFELFTNLEVKSKWIEKVESLLLKQLKNRS; from the coding sequence TTGTATTCAAAACACACAGAGATATTTGGCATCTTGGGATATCCCTTAGGACATACCCTTTCTCCTTGGATTCATAACACTCTTTTCCAACTCACTGGATATGATGGAGTGTATTTAGTTTTTGAAAACCAAAACTGGAAAGAGATAGGTTTACGTCCCCTGATCGACCTGGGTGTCAAAGGTGTTTCTGTTACCATTCCCTTCAAAGAATGGGCCTATTCACAAGCAAACGATGTTTGTACAACTTCAAAAACAATGGGTTCTTCTAATACACTACTCTTTCGTGAAGGAATCCAAGCGGTAAATACAGACGGAACGGGAGCAGTAAGATCCATCATCAAATCCAACTCCAAACTTTTAGATCCAAAAATAGAAAAACAAATTTTGGTACTTGGGAGTGGCGGAAGCGCAAAAGGAATCCTTTTTGCCATTGCAGAATCTCTCAAACAAAACATTGGAAATGGAAAAATTCAAAGAAAAGTAAAAATTCTCGCAAGAAATGAATCCGCAACCAAAGAAATCTTACAATCGTTAGAAAACCCAGATTGGTTGGGTGTGACTTCGAAAGAGGAAAGCCTAAAAGATGCAGGAAATTATGATCTAATCATTCATACAACTCCTGTGGGAATGAAAGGATTTGGCGGAGAACCCCTTCTCCATAAAAACTTTTTCACCAAGAAACACACGTTATTCGACATAGTTTACAATCCGCTAGAGACTGATTTGGTAAAACAAGCTAAGAAAAAAAAAGCAGAGATCATTCCCGGATACCATATGTTACTTTACCAAGGGATCAGACAATTTGAACTCTTTACAAATTTAGAAGTCAAATCCAAATGGATAGAGAAAGTAGAATCCTTGTTACTAAAACAGCTGAAAAACAGATCCTAA
- a CDS encoding glycosyltransferase family 2 protein: MPLPLSCAIITLNEEDNISRTLEALSFIEDIVVIDSGSTDKTVEIAKSLGARVFFRKFVNYADQKNFAIEQTKYDWVLAIDADEVVSDGLKSEITELFTDNKLQSVGYLVPRLTYYLGKWIRFGGYYPNYQIRLFKKTAGEFSGGLVHERVKLIGKPIKLKNPLFHYSYKNISDHLQFIDRYSSLFAEEEFRKGKRSSVFWAFLKACFKGFYMYWIRLGILDGKQGFVLALLGFYYNFLKYLKLYEKSKSISSFFVMVDAVHDVKSSKSTKKDGNQVHVG; the protein is encoded by the coding sequence ATGCCCCTTCCTTTATCTTGTGCCATCATTACTCTCAACGAAGAGGATAACATTTCTCGCACGCTCGAGGCCCTTTCTTTTATAGAAGATATTGTTGTGATCGATTCTGGTTCTACAGACAAAACAGTTGAGATTGCTAAATCTTTAGGTGCTCGTGTTTTTTTTCGTAAGTTCGTCAACTACGCGGATCAAAAAAACTTTGCTATCGAACAAACAAAATACGATTGGGTGCTTGCCATTGATGCGGACGAAGTGGTATCAGATGGCTTAAAATCGGAAATCACAGAACTCTTCACGGACAACAAGTTACAATCTGTTGGTTATCTAGTTCCGCGTTTGACTTATTATTTAGGAAAATGGATTCGATTTGGCGGATACTATCCCAACTATCAAATTCGTTTGTTTAAAAAAACTGCCGGAGAGTTTAGCGGTGGTTTGGTGCATGAAAGAGTAAAACTCATCGGAAAACCAATCAAATTAAAAAACCCACTTTTTCACTATTCTTATAAAAACATATCCGATCATTTACAATTCATAGATCGTTATTCTAGTTTGTTTGCTGAGGAAGAGTTTAGAAAGGGAAAACGAAGTTCCGTTTTCTGGGCTTTTTTAAAGGCCTGTTTTAAAGGATTTTATATGTATTGGATTCGGTTGGGAATCCTAGATGGGAAACAAGGGTTTGTTCTCGCCCTACTAGGATTTTATTATAATTTTCTTAAATACTTAAAGTTATATGAAAAATCGAAATCAATCTCTTCTTTCTTTGTTATGGTTGATGCGGTTCATGATGTAAAGAGCAGTAAATCCACCAAGAAAGATGGCAACCAAGTTCACGTTGGATAA
- a CDS encoding histidine kinase: MEKISGMGKETSEISDHIKLHIENGKILSLKTHRVSKSVEEHIKEAVGLILDRLTYPTLVPTLYTIIKELAINACKANQKRVFFEERGYSMLNPSQYARGVREYREMFSEEMSNEFGMKAKKKGYYCLINFKFNDDGIIIEVINNTPIAKEEEKAIRERLEKGMVYDDIAQFYMDNADTTEGAGLGLALILIMLKGEGIDPNFFRIIIGEDSTIARLEIPLSDKFISVRDPNQI; this comes from the coding sequence ATGGAAAAGATTTCGGGTATGGGAAAGGAAACAAGCGAGATTTCTGATCACATCAAATTACACATCGAAAATGGGAAAATTCTCTCGCTAAAGACTCACCGGGTCTCCAAATCCGTAGAGGAGCACATCAAGGAAGCCGTTGGTCTCATCTTAGATCGCCTTACCTATCCCACTCTTGTCCCTACTCTTTACACCATCATTAAAGAACTGGCCATCAATGCCTGCAAAGCCAATCAAAAACGTGTCTTTTTTGAAGAACGCGGGTACAGTATGCTAAACCCTTCGCAATATGCGAGAGGGGTCAGAGAATACCGCGAGATGTTTTCCGAAGAGATGTCCAATGAATTTGGAATGAAAGCCAAAAAGAAAGGATACTACTGCTTAATTAATTTTAAATTTAATGATGATGGAATCATCATCGAAGTCATCAACAACACACCTATTGCCAAGGAAGAAGAAAAAGCAATCCGCGAACGATTGGAGAAAGGGATGGTGTATGATGACATCGCTCAGTTCTACATGGACAATGCGGATACCACGGAAGGAGCAGGCCTTGGACTTGCCCTAATTCTCATTATGTTAAAAGGGGAAGGTATCGACCCCAATTTCTTTCGTATCATCATCGGAGAAGATTCCACCATTGCCAGGTTGGAAATTCCACTCTCTGATAAGTTCATCTCTGTCCGCGACCCCAATCAAATTTAA
- a CDS encoding S1 RNA-binding domain-containing protein: protein MKGPSSEFDRLLEESFKKRQSIEPGSRHEAKVTAVKNDYVFIRTSENKILGNISTEEWREEVLPKVSDSLVVYFLKENSGDFYFTTCLSGDNLTEEHMEMASQYEIPVLGQMLVEANGGWDVKLGSHSAFVPFSQLDGSLKGTNIAGKRIKFVISEIGKKQNKIVLSQKKIADKERETKKQLLRDELKAGMFVSCTVKSIHKFGLIVDMDGFDALVPQSEATYKKNADLTTEFRVGETLRAKILTLDWVTNKISLSVKDFLSDPWSGKLPFKESDIVSGTLESIKPFGLFVRLGDDFTGLVPNKESGVPSRTPLNTVFNPGQKLEVFVMEINPEKRQIALSISKASEAKDRMEYQEYMSKEETPGAVSSFGLALQKSLEKKNKK from the coding sequence ATGAAAGGCCCATCCTCAGAATTTGACCGTTTATTAGAAGAAAGTTTTAAAAAAAGACAATCCATTGAACCTGGCTCACGTCATGAAGCTAAAGTAACAGCTGTTAAGAATGATTATGTATTCATTCGTACTTCAGAAAATAAAATCTTAGGAAATATTTCTACCGAAGAATGGAGAGAAGAAGTTTTGCCGAAGGTTTCCGACTCTCTTGTTGTATATTTTCTGAAAGAAAACTCTGGTGATTTTTATTTTACCACCTGTCTTTCTGGAGATAACCTAACAGAAGAACATATGGAGATGGCATCCCAATACGAAATCCCAGTGCTTGGCCAAATGTTAGTAGAGGCAAATGGTGGATGGGATGTCAAACTAGGAAGCCATTCTGCTTTTGTTCCCTTTAGCCAATTAGATGGTTCTTTAAAAGGAACTAACATCGCCGGCAAACGTATTAAATTTGTGATTTCAGAAATTGGGAAAAAACAAAACAAAATCGTTTTGTCCCAGAAAAAAATTGCTGATAAAGAAAGAGAAACCAAAAAGCAACTGTTACGTGATGAATTGAAAGCTGGGATGTTTGTTTCCTGCACAGTCAAAAGCATTCATAAATTTGGACTCATTGTGGATATGGACGGGTTTGATGCTTTGGTTCCTCAATCGGAAGCAACTTACAAAAAAAATGCCGATCTCACAACTGAATTCCGCGTAGGGGAAACACTTCGTGCCAAAATCCTAACACTGGACTGGGTTACGAATAAAATCTCTCTCAGTGTAAAAGATTTTTTAAGTGATCCTTGGTCTGGAAAACTTCCCTTCAAAGAATCTGATATTGTATCCGGAACTTTAGAGTCAATCAAACCATTTGGACTTTTTGTTCGGTTAGGTGATGATTTTACTGGTCTTGTTCCCAACAAAGAATCTGGAGTTCCCTCGCGCACTCCACTCAATACCGTATTCAATCCCGGCCAAAAGTTAGAAGTTTTTGTGATGGAAATCAATCCAGAAAAAAGACAAATTGCTTTGTCGATTTCCAAAGCCAGTGAAGCCAAAGATCGGATGGAATACCAAGAGTATATGTCCAAAGAAGAGACACCGGGGGCAGTCTCTAGTTTTGGATTGGCTCTGCAAAAATCTTTGGAAAAAAAGAACAAAAAGTAA
- a CDS encoding tRNA (cytidine(34)-2'-O)-methyltransferase has protein sequence MEIALYRPEIPPNTGNIARLCVNVGVPLSIVGEPSFDLSEKAVRRAGLDYWKDLDLRRFADYEEFRSKKEAEGSRIFLVSKFGTKLYWDVDFQKTDVFLFGRETSGLPEEIHKSCPPEQIISLPMAEVSRSINLSNAVAIVLYEALRQEKTRTNPKG, from the coding sequence TTGGAGATCGCACTTTATCGTCCTGAAATCCCACCTAACACAGGGAATATCGCCAGACTCTGTGTAAATGTGGGAGTCCCTCTCTCCATTGTGGGGGAGCCGTCTTTTGACCTTTCGGAAAAAGCCGTAAGGCGGGCCGGCCTGGATTATTGGAAGGATTTGGATCTTCGTCGATTTGCAGATTATGAAGAGTTTCGATCCAAAAAAGAGGCAGAAGGGAGCCGTATTTTCCTCGTTTCTAAATTTGGTACCAAACTGTACTGGGATGTGGACTTCCAGAAGACGGATGTCTTTTTATTCGGGAGGGAAACCTCAGGGCTCCCCGAAGAAATCCATAAGTCCTGTCCCCCAGAACAGATTATTTCCTTACCTATGGCAGAGGTAAGTCGTTCCATCAATCTTTCCAATGCAGTTGCCATTGTACTTTATGAAGCACTGCGCCAAGAAAAAACGCGGACTAATCCCAAAGGATAA
- a CDS encoding ATP-binding protein, which yields MPFPLSRTELEKEVKTLFSNGLSGNVNDFHSWVFMETQRKFKDNPNTTLEVITSLLEDLIKDGIITTNPIDPREYLLPETSPIIRKMGTTEQFVILGALPYNPMQYVRARLDYFLKRNGIQEELRMDLCIATVEAVENAAKYGDGGGVEVIFKIDKHNTFTIEMINTVKDFNLEDDIQRGKFSSTATLMRGMMVMQKLFDSVDLEISDNRKQAILKATRKLT from the coding sequence ATGCCGTTCCCTCTCTCCAGAACTGAGTTAGAGAAAGAAGTGAAGACTTTGTTCTCCAATGGCCTCTCGGGGAATGTGAACGATTTTCACTCTTGGGTGTTTATGGAAACCCAACGAAAATTCAAGGATAATCCCAATACCACTTTAGAAGTCATCACTTCTCTCCTTGAAGATTTAATCAAAGACGGAATCATCACCACCAACCCTATCGATCCGAGAGAGTATCTACTTCCTGAAACTTCACCTATCATTCGTAAGATGGGAACAACGGAACAGTTTGTCATTTTGGGTGCACTTCCTTACAATCCTATGCAATATGTAAGGGCAAGGCTTGATTATTTTTTAAAACGCAATGGGATCCAAGAAGAGTTACGGATGGATCTTTGTATCGCCACCGTGGAAGCGGTAGAAAATGCAGCGAAGTATGGTGATGGCGGTGGTGTGGAAGTGATTTTTAAAATCGACAAACACAATACCTTTACCATTGAAATGATCAATACTGTAAAAGACTTTAATCTAGAAGATGATATCCAGAGAGGTAAGTTTTCTTCCACAGCAACACTCATGCGTGGTATGATGGTCATGCAAAAACTTTTTGATTCCGTTGATTTAGAAATCAGCGACAATCGAAAACAAGCTATACTGAAAGCAACTCGTAAACTAACATAG
- the uvrB gene encoding excinuclease ABC subunit UvrB: MANFKMVSPFKAAGDQVKAIENIAQSFGDGKNKVTLVGVTGSGKTFTMAEVITRVKKPTLILSHNKTLAAQLFREFKEFFPENAVEYFVSYYDYYQPEAYVPSSDTFIEKDMSMNEEIDKLRLRATSSLLERDDVIIVSSVSCIYGLGSPEDYMNSVVMLKIGDKIDRDQIIRKFLHIQYARNDIDFSRGNFRVRGDTIEIMPSYQEEGIRIELFGDEIDGLSKIDPLTGKVKTKLDRVVVYPAKHFITSGPKIKDAIEKIKAEMAEQKDKFLKQGKHLEAERIESRTNYDMEMLVELGYCSGIENYSRHLTGREEGERPACLLDYFPNLDFLLIIDESHVTLPQIGGMYAGDRSRKLTLVDFGFRLPSALDNRPLNFEEFETLTPMTLYVSATPDQKEIDKSEAVIEQIIRPTGLLDPVVEVRPTSNQIEDLLNEIRLRIENKERILITTLTKKMSEDLTDYYKEVGLKIAYLHSEIDTIERTEIIRDLRKGVYDCIVGINLLREGLDIPEVSLVAILDADKEGFLRNYKSLIQTIGRAARNVNGKAILYADRMTDSIKKAISETERRRLIQEAHNTAMGITPQSIIKEIHDILPREMAEEDSKEEALREMEKEFTLKKYKTKDKLRDALKREMLRFASDLDFEKAAMFRDKMLALGPDKIES; the protein is encoded by the coding sequence ATGGCAAATTTCAAAATGGTTTCTCCTTTTAAGGCTGCCGGAGACCAGGTCAAAGCAATCGAAAATATTGCTCAGTCCTTTGGTGATGGTAAAAATAAAGTGACTCTTGTCGGTGTGACTGGATCTGGAAAGACCTTTACCATGGCAGAGGTCATCACTCGGGTCAAAAAACCAACACTGATCCTTTCTCATAACAAAACTCTTGCCGCGCAGCTCTTTCGCGAATTCAAAGAGTTTTTTCCTGAAAATGCTGTAGAGTATTTTGTTTCTTATTACGATTATTACCAACCAGAAGCATACGTTCCATCTTCAGATACATTCATTGAAAAGGATATGTCAATGAATGAAGAGATCGACAAACTTAGATTACGTGCTACTTCCAGTTTACTCGAACGTGATGATGTCATTATCGTAAGTTCTGTCTCTTGTATTTATGGTTTAGGATCACCTGAGGATTATATGAACTCAGTGGTGATGTTAAAAATCGGTGATAAAATCGATAGAGACCAAATCATTCGTAAGTTTTTACACATCCAATACGCAAGAAACGATATTGACTTCAGCCGAGGAAATTTTCGTGTTCGTGGTGATACCATTGAAATTATGCCTTCTTACCAAGAAGAGGGAATTCGGATTGAGTTATTCGGGGACGAAATTGACGGATTATCAAAAATTGATCCACTTACGGGAAAGGTAAAAACCAAACTCGACCGAGTGGTTGTATATCCGGCAAAACACTTCATCACCTCTGGTCCAAAAATCAAAGATGCCATCGAAAAAATTAAAGCGGAGATGGCGGAACAAAAGGATAAATTTCTAAAACAGGGAAAACATTTAGAAGCCGAACGCATTGAATCCAGAACCAACTATGATATGGAAATGCTTGTGGAACTTGGTTATTGTAGTGGAATCGAAAACTATTCTCGTCACCTAACAGGAAGGGAAGAAGGGGAAAGGCCGGCTTGTTTACTGGATTATTTTCCCAACTTGGATTTTTTACTCATCATTGATGAATCCCATGTAACCTTACCTCAAATTGGAGGGATGTATGCAGGAGATAGGTCTAGAAAATTAACATTAGTTGATTTTGGGTTTCGCCTCCCGAGTGCCCTCGACAATCGACCTTTGAATTTTGAGGAATTCGAAACTCTTACACCAATGACTTTGTATGTTTCGGCCACTCCGGATCAAAAAGAAATTGATAAAAGCGAAGCGGTCATAGAACAAATCATTCGTCCGACAGGATTACTTGACCCGGTAGTAGAGGTTCGTCCCACTTCCAACCAAATCGAGGATTTATTAAACGAAATTCGATTGCGAATTGAAAATAAGGAAAGGATTCTCATCACCACTTTGACAAAGAAGATGTCAGAGGATCTCACTGATTATTACAAAGAAGTGGGTTTAAAAATTGCTTACCTTCATTCCGAAATTGATACCATCGAACGAACAGAGATCATCAGAGACCTACGTAAAGGTGTGTATGATTGTATTGTAGGGATTAATTTACTGAGAGAAGGTTTGGACATTCCAGAGGTTTCGCTTGTTGCCATTTTGGATGCGGACAAAGAAGGGTTCCTCAGGAATTATAAATCACTCATCCAAACCATTGGACGGGCTGCAAGGAATGTGAATGGAAAGGCAATTTTATATGCCGACCGAATGACTGATTCGATTAAAAAAGCAATCAGTGAAACGGAACGACGCCGTCTAATCCAGGAAGCACACAACACGGCAATGGGGATCACTCCTCAAAGTATCATTAAAGAAATTCATGATATCCTCCCACGTGAAATGGCAGAAGAGGATAGTAAGGAAGAGGCTCTCAGGGAAATGGAAAAAGAATTTACCCTGAAGAAATACAAAACCAAAGACAAGTTACGTGATGCATTAAAACGAGAGATGTTACGATTTGCATCCGACTTGGATTTTGAAAAGGCCGCTATGTTTCGAGATAAAATGTTAGCGCTCGGCCCAGATAAAATAGAATCATAA